The Desulfococcus multivorans DNA window GCCGACCTGGGCGAGGACTACGCCGATCGCAAGGGCGAGATTTACGAGATCCTGCACGACATCGAACGGACTCTCTGCAGGAATCTCATCCTTCAGGAGGGACGGCGCATCGACGGCAGAAAGTTCGATGAAATCCGGCCCATCACCTGTGAGGTCGGCGTCCTGCCGAGGCCCCACGGGAGCGCGCTCTTCACCCGGGGGGAGACCCAGGTCCTCGGGGTGCTGACCATCGGCTCCGGTCAGGACGAACAGCGGGTGGAAACCCTCTACGGAGACGACCCTCAACGGTTCATGCTCCACTACAATTTCCCGCCCTTTTCCGTCGGGGAAGTCAAGCGCATGGGCGGCCCCAGTCGTCGAGACATCGGCCACGGCGGTCTATCCAAGCGCGCCCTGGAACGGATTCTGCCGAAGCCGGAAGATTTCGATTACACCATCCGCATCGTTTCCGAGGTCCTGGAATCCAACGGATCCTCCTCCATGGGAACCGTCTGCTCGGGGATCCTGGCCCTGATGGACGGCGGCGTGCCCATCACGGCGCCGGTATCCGGCATCGCCATGGGCCTGGTCAAGGAAGGGGACCAGGTGGTGATCCTCTCCGACATTCTGGGGGATGAAGACCACACCGGCGACATGGATTTCAAGGTGGCCGGCACCCGGGACGGGATCACCGCCCTCCAGATGGACATCAAGATCCTCGAGCTCTCGAAGGACGTCATGGAAAAGGCTCTCGCCCAGGCGCGGGAAGGCCGGATCTTCATCCTGGAAAAGATGCTCCAGGCCCTCGAGGCACCCCGGAAGGAAATTTCCCCTTACGCCCCCAAGATGATCACCGTCAAGATCAATCCCGACAAGATCCGGGAAATTATCGGCCCGGGGGGAAAGGTGATCCGGGCAATCCAGAGCGAGACCAACACCAAGATCGAGATCGATGACTCCGGTCTGGTCAAGATCGCCGCCACATCCCAGCAGGAAGGCGATGCAGCCCTGCAGCGGATCAACGAGATCACCGCCGAACCGGAGGTGGGTGCCGTTTACGAGGGTACCGTCGTCAAGACCATGGACTTCGGCGCCTTTGTCCAGATCTTCCCGGGGACCGACGGCCTCGTCCATATTTCCCAGCTGGCCCGGGAACGGGTCAAGAAGGTGACGGACGTGGTGAAGGAGGGCGACACTCTCCGGGTCAAAATTCTCGAGATCAACCGGGACGGCAAGATTCGCCTGAGCCACAAAGCGGTTCTGGAAGAGGAAGATGGGGCTTGAGACGACACCCTGTCCGGATCTCCCCGGAGCTGCCTGACATGACGATCGTGCTCCAATTCCGCCGCGTGAGGCCCGAACAGGACGCGGACATTCCCCTGCCCCGCTACATGACCGTCGGTGCCTCGGGTATGGACCTCGCCGCCGCCGTGACGGATCCGATCGTCGTCAAACCCGGGGAGATCGTCCTGATTCCGACAGGATTCGCCATCGCCGTTCCGGAGGGTTATGAAGCCCAGATTCGCCCCAGGAGCGGCCTGGCGTCCCGGCACGGCATCGGGCTCGTCAATTCCCCGGGAACCGTCGATGCCGACTACCGGGGAGAAATCCGGATCCCGATCATCAACCTGGGGAAGGCCCCCTACACCATCCAGAGAGGCGACCGCATCGCCCAGATGGTCATCGCACCGGTCTGTCGCCCGACGACGGCGCTGGTGACGTCTCTGGACGAAACCGATCGGGACGCCGGCGGATTCGGACACACCGGAAGGGGTCAGGACAGCGAGCCGCCCACGGGTCGGATGCCGTAGCCGTAGCCCCGTGCCTCGGCCAAATGCCCCAAGTGGACCCGCTTGAGTCGGGCGACCCCTGAAATCTTCGAAAGCATCATCCCCAGAAAATCGAAAGCCGCGTCGTTCATCCGTTGATGATGAATCATCACGCCGCAGCATCCGCCGGCAATCCCGTCGCGAATTTCCGAAAAGAGCCGTTCCCACCCGTTTTCAGGAAGCGTCTCCTTTCGGGTATGAAGGTCCACGTTCACCGGAAAATCCGGAAGCCCTTCAGGGGGCGGCGGCAAGGCTCCCCTGCTTCGGGATATGAACCGGAATCCCTGTTCCCGCAGCTGTTGGAGGGCTTCCGGCCCGCATCGATTCCAGGGGGGTGTGAAGCCCGGAAAAAAGTCATCCTCCATGACCGCCGTCAGGCGCGCCTTGCCCAGGCGCAGATCCCGGGCGATCCGATCCCCTCCGCGGCGGCTGCCGAACTCCTGTTTCTTACCCGAAACCGCATGGCTGACATGCCGCCATCCATGCTGGTGCCAACACCATAAATCCCTTCCGCCCGGCGCCGCGGTCCGGAGGGCATGCCAACGCTCCGGCGTGAGCCAGGCCGGGACCACCGCCAGGGAGAGAGGGGTCCGGTGCCGGGCGAAGAGGGATGCGAGCCGTGCAAAGTGCCGTCCGGGCACGCCGATATCGTCGGCCCGGAAGAAGACGGCGGGGGAGGCGGCGGCGCAGTCGGCCAGGCCCTGGTCAACCGCGCGCCAAAGCCGATCCCGAAGCCGATTCGGACGAGCGTGCCAGATGACGGCGGGTTCCATGGTCATGAGGGATCTCCTTTCCCGGTCATCGGCGCATCCAGGAGGCCAGCCACCGCGCACTGGTCCGCGCGCCCGAAAGATCGATCGTGCCGCCGCGCCTTTTCCCGGGCCGTTTTCGGGTCAACTGTTTTTCCATGAGATCCGCCAGCCGCCCAGGCGCCATGTCCTCGTCGGCCAGCACATGGACGTCCCCGAAATCGGCCAGACGTTCGGCTCGGAGACGCTGCTCCCGGTTCTGGGAAAAAGGCAGGAGCAGGGCGGGACATCCGGCCGCCGTCACGTTCATGCAGGTGTTGTATCCGGCCATGCTGACCGACAGATCGGCGGCGGCGAGAAACGACAGGAAATCATGGGTAAACTCCGACACGCGGGTACGATGGTCGGCAGCGGCCTTTACGGCCTGGACCGCCTCGGCCGGCATGAACGGCCCGGTGAAGATCTCGAGATGGACATCGCCCTCGAGCCGCGTGAAAGCGGTCGCCGCCGCCGTCAGCAGAGGCCCGCCGACCTTTCCGCCGCCGGCGCTGGCCACCACCAGCCGGGTTGCTTCCGGCAGGCCGAGGGTTTCGAAGATGCGCCTTCGGGCGTCCGGAGGCGGGCTCGGGGTGATAAAGCCGGTATAGACGACGGGAACGGCGATGGCCGCCACGCGGGAGAAGGTCTCTTCCAGCCGGATCACCCGGGGGTCGGCGTGGACCCACAGCGCATCGAATCCCCGGTTCAGGGCCGCCGTCACCCGAAGCTCGTAGGCATCCACGTCCGACTTCTCCACAAGGATGTCCCGAAGGCTGCAGATGACGCGGCAGGCCGGCAGCGCCCCCGTCCGGATGCCCGACAGCACCGGCTCCAGTTCGAACCGGAAGGCCTTTCTCCCGAAGGGATAGAGTTCTATGATCAGAACGTCGGGGGCTTCGGCCGCCATGAGGTCCCACAGCAAGCGCCGCCGTTTCGCCTTGACCGCATCGACGGAAAGTCCGGGCGTCGTGGACATCATTCGTTTGAAGCCGCTGTCCATCATGAGCCCCGGCAGGGGCACCATCCGGACGTGGGGCGGGACCGGCGCATCCACCCCGGCCCCTCCGGCGAGAAAGATCACCTCGTGGTCGTCAAGAGCCCGGCAGAGGGCCATGCTGCGGAAAAAATGACCGATGCCCAGCACATGCTGACAGTAGAAGACGATCTTCATGGCGTGTCGATCCACAGGGCCAGCACGTTCAACGCCTCGACGGCCATACCCTCCCGATCGTGCACCAGTTGGTGGAGGTGCCCCCGTCGAAGAAGGGGCGGTTCCGTGGGAAAGAAATGGCGGTTCGTCAGGCGATAGACCAGGCACTTGATCATGCCCTCGTGGGTCACCACCAGAATTTTTCGCCCGGGCCACCTCGCGGCGGCGTCGACGAGGGCCTGGTGTCCCCTGGACCACACCTCGGTGCGGTCCTCGCCGCCGGGGGGCCGAAACCGCCACCCGTCCCGTTCCATGGCCGCAAGGCGATCCCCAGCCTGCTGCCGGAGCTGGTCGATGGTTTTGCCGGCCCACTCCCCCCAATCCTTCTCCCTGAGACGGGGATCCACGGTCATGGGAAGCCCCAATGTCCGGTTGATCAACTCGGCCGTCCGCAGGGTCCGCCCGAGGTCGCTCACCAGAATCCTGTCCCAGGCGTATCGCCGCAGCAGCCGCCCCCATTCCCGGGCCATTCGCTCTCCTTCCCCGGTCAGCGGTGAATTGAGCTGGCCCTGGATCCGCTTCTCCAGGTTCCAGACCGTCGGGGCGTGCCGCAGCACCCCGAAGCGCGTCAATGCCGGTGATTCGTTCATCTCATCATGCCTCCCGCGATATCTGAGAGGATCGCTTCCATCGGGCCATAATTTTTCTCGATATCGTGACGACGGCGGACATGCTCCCGGGCGCGCTCGCCCATCGCGCATCGCCGTTCAGGATCCAATATAAGTCCTGAAAGGGCCAGGTCAAAAGCCGGG harbors:
- a CDS encoding histidine phosphatase family protein, with protein sequence MNESPALTRFGVLRHAPTVWNLEKRIQGQLNSPLTGEGERMAREWGRLLRRYAWDRILVSDLGRTLRTAELINRTLGLPMTVDPRLREKDWGEWAGKTIDQLRQQAGDRLAAMERDGWRFRPPGGEDRTEVWSRGHQALVDAAARWPGRKILVVTHEGMIKCLVYRLTNRHFFPTEPPLLRRGHLHQLVHDREGMAVEALNVLALWIDTP
- a CDS encoding glycosyltransferase family protein; protein product: MKIVFYCQHVLGIGHFFRSMALCRALDDHEVIFLAGGAGVDAPVPPHVRMVPLPGLMMDSGFKRMMSTTPGLSVDAVKAKRRRLLWDLMAAEAPDVLIIELYPFGRKAFRFELEPVLSGIRTGALPACRVICSLRDILVEKSDVDAYELRVTAALNRGFDALWVHADPRVIRLEETFSRVAAIAVPVVYTGFITPSPPPDARRRIFETLGLPEATRLVVASAGGGKVGGPLLTAAATAFTRLEGDVHLEIFTGPFMPAEAVQAVKAAADHRTRVSEFTHDFLSFLAAADLSVSMAGYNTCMNVTAAGCPALLLPFSQNREQRLRAERLADFGDVHVLADEDMAPGRLADLMEKQLTRKRPGKRRGGTIDLSGARTSARWLASWMRR
- the pnp gene encoding polyribonucleotide nucleotidyltransferase → MELTLTADLGGNPLSIQTGKVAKQASGAVVVQYGETVVLVSAVSAYETRSGLDFLPLTVEYQEKIYAAGRIPGNYMRREVGRPSEKETLTARLIDRPIRPLFPKGYHSEIQVIATVLSMDQENDPDVLAMIGASAALQISDIPFQGPIAAVRVGRIDGKFVVNPGMSRQSESDINIIVAGSKTGVVMVEGGGNIVSEEEMLDAIFFGHAAMQPVIEIQEKLTEALGKPKRPHEPPPKDQALIEKLDAMTSTRIRESILIPEKTARHTALRELRNQIMADLGEDYADRKGEIYEILHDIERTLCRNLILQEGRRIDGRKFDEIRPITCEVGVLPRPHGSALFTRGETQVLGVLTIGSGQDEQRVETLYGDDPQRFMLHYNFPPFSVGEVKRMGGPSRRDIGHGGLSKRALERILPKPEDFDYTIRIVSEVLESNGSSSMGTVCSGILALMDGGVPITAPVSGIAMGLVKEGDQVVILSDILGDEDHTGDMDFKVAGTRDGITALQMDIKILELSKDVMEKALAQAREGRIFILEKMLQALEAPRKEISPYAPKMITVKINPDKIREIIGPGGKVIRAIQSETNTKIEIDDSGLVKIAATSQQEGDAALQRINEITAEPEVGAVYEGTVVKTMDFGAFVQIFPGTDGLVHISQLARERVKKVTDVVKEGDTLRVKILEINRDGKIRLSHKAVLEEEDGA
- the dut gene encoding dUTP diphosphatase, with protein sequence MTIVLQFRRVRPEQDADIPLPRYMTVGASGMDLAAAVTDPIVVKPGEIVLIPTGFAIAVPEGYEAQIRPRSGLASRHGIGLVNSPGTVDADYRGEIRIPIINLGKAPYTIQRGDRIAQMVIAPVCRPTTALVTSLDETDRDAGGFGHTGRGQDSEPPTGRMP
- a CDS encoding polysaccharide deacetylase family protein; its protein translation is MTMEPAVIWHARPNRLRDRLWRAVDQGLADCAAASPAVFFRADDIGVPGRHFARLASLFARHRTPLSLAVVPAWLTPERWHALRTAAPGGRDLWCWHQHGWRHVSHAVSGKKQEFGSRRGGDRIARDLRLGKARLTAVMEDDFFPGFTPPWNRCGPEALQQLREQGFRFISRSRGALPPPPEGLPDFPVNVDLHTRKETLPENGWERLFSEIRDGIAGGCCGVMIHHQRMNDAAFDFLGMMLSKISGVARLKRVHLGHLAEARGYGYGIRPVGGSLS